The genomic region ACTTCcaggtaaaaaagaaaatgcatgaTAAGTCTTTACGTGCCTGATTGGAGTTTGGCGCTTAAAGATTCGACCAAAAAGTATCCACAAAATCCAGTAACCCTCcacatcattaatattttgaacagCTAGTTGATGCAAGAGTTCTTCAGCTATTCTTTCCACAGAATGGGAATCATTTACTGCTTCCATGATCTTCAACCAGAAGCGAAAACCAGGTTTTGAGTCGAATATTTCACTAATGGCCAGAACAGAGTTTGATGACAAGACACTCCTAACTTGTCCAAGAATTCTTGGAATCATCTCACTTAACAGCACATCTGCAAAAATGTAGAAACTGTAAAAACCAGAGTTCAATGCTACTTTGCACAGGTCAGAATATGTGGATTCCCAGAATTTTGCACTTCAGGTTTTAGGAATTCCGAAATACCAGCAGACCCTCTACGGCAAATGCGGGCAAATGCTTCTCCAACAAAACGAATAGAGCCATCCATATGAGTGTCTTCGGCAGCAGCTGTCTCATCTACCAACATCATATCCCATTCCTCAGCTCCTTGAAGAAGCTGAGTGGTAAGTCTTTCGAAAAACAAACTGGAAATATCAATTAAAGATTAAAACAGACCAACAAGGGAATTAGGAAGATTGAACTCAAATTATGCCCCATCACCCAAAATGCGAAGCGGATTGCATGTTAAAAACAACAAGACCGTGATATATTAGTTGCATGGAGGTCTCTTCTTTTCGCTTGTCAGATAAATCAAATGTCAGATGCGAGTTTCATTCTTGGTTATAGCAGAGGGTGAAACATGTTTAAGGGCATTATTCGACATACTTCGATTGAGAACCTAATTCGTAGAATCTGGCTCATGATCACTGAAGATTATATGCAAACAGGGCATgtacaattttattacatataaataaaaagtagacAAAAAACTTGTATTTGAATTCAAGATAAGGATACTGTGAGGAGAGTGAAGTAGGAGCTCCTAGTCTTGCTTTGTCAGGAATAGATGTAACAAGCTGTGAGACCTTGGAAATAGCCTGCTTGAGTTGTTCATGGCTGAGATCTTGAAATTGAGCACCACCAGCAAATTCTCTAGCTATCTGAAGTATTAGATCATTCTCCAGCAGGCAAAGCACAAGCAGTctattgaaaaattgcatcaGAAAGAATTCGTAATACATGCAACTATAACTAAACATCCTTTTAGTGATAAAACAGCTGCAGAATATGGTGTCATATGTTAGTCTCATTTGATTACATATACAATTTCTGTTATGTCATTAGATGATGAAACATGCACCATCAGTAGGGCATAACTCAGACTCTGGCGACCACTAATATATTTACACTCTTCAGACATGTATCCATAAAAGTTTATTACACAGCTATGTCCCAAATTAGGATCAAGTAATACTCGTGATCACTTCCcaaagtaaaacaaaaaaccaGCATTTTACATTACAGACCTCATTAAAGGTTGCGAACCATACttaagtatataaaaagaatgacAACACCCAAACCAAAGCCAACTCCTAACATGATGGAAATGCATGGTATAAAAGACCAAGCTGAATATATCAACCAAGTTGGTAACCAAAAATTGCAGTTAAGGGAGGCTCAGCCCATTTCTTTCTAAACCCGATCCATCTAGAAACAGTCAGTGACGACTAGTGATTGTAGAACTCATCGGCCAAGATCAGGACCTGATATATCGTGACTACTATAAATGCACTCATAAACCAACTATATCAGTATACGAGACATAAACCTTAAAACCCACAATCAAAAACATTTGATCTGAAAGTTTCCTCTATAAACTGACACATAGAAAAACAATGATGACAATATGATGAAATCTAATCTTTGAGGGTCACACGACTTGATTTTCGGAATGCTGTTGGGCCGTTAGGCTCTTTACAAGTTCAATGATATCATCATGTTACAGTGTCAACATAAGTTAAAaccgaaaaaataaaaataaaaaatatgtggtTGTGATTCATTTCCGTAATACTGAACCAACTACAGAACTTGCGAGTGAggattatgtaaaaatgtgcATTAAACACAGGATGGCATGATAAACTGCCTATtgatagtaattttaaatggAACCCAGTTAAATTAGTGAGTAAGAAATAGTCAACTTATTACCTTTCAGCATTCAAGCACACAGCACTTGAATCATGACCACCACTTCCGCTGAGCTGTAGACAAGGAACCACCACCTGAACTATCTCAGCAGCACAGCCATTTAGAAAGAACACATCATACACATGTTTCCTTGCAGAAGCTGCAAAGCAGGCTAGCCAATCGGAAGCAACATCTGCACACCATGACATGTCTTTCAGTTAGAAACAGCCACACCTAGATACAGACGTCcaaaaggaagaagagaaCAAAATCTGTAGAAAAGAATCACATTGGAGATCATCTAAAGACAATTTTACCAACATTAGTGCAAATGGCCAAGCCAGAGCAGCAATCTTCCTGCACTAGCGAACTTTAGTGGCAGCATAGAACTTTATCTATAAGACAATAACCATGCAGgacataatattttcttttttatgaaaatatgcaACTTATTTCTAGATCAATGAAAACTCACATTGCTAATGTCAAGTAATTACTCAAATCAATGCTATATGCTTTGATACCATatacataacaaaataaagcAGACTACCGTCCCACTCCTAAAAATTGATTTGGCAGCAGGAGGATAACTCTTTTCCTACTATATATCGGTCAGTAATATAAATAGTCAAATTCACTAGCCCAATATCCATATTACCACATCGAAGCATCATTCAAACTACTATTGttattagtaataataatagggCCAACCAAAATTACCATATAACAAAACTCTAGCAAAAGCACGGAACGCAGCTCCTCTGTAGAAGACATTACACCATTCAGTTTTATCATCTCCACTTGGCGCCTCCAGAGCCCATAactaatccaaataaaattacataacaatgCGTAGATTCAACAAAAAGGAacaaagcaaaaaagaaaaaagaaaaagaacatttttttttcatgtttttctcAACTTTGATTCAACAATCTAATCCGATGACTCAAGGCTCAcatgaaaatgcataaaatgCGTACCTCTTGTCGATATTTCTCATCAACACTACCTACATCCGCCCCCCAcaacagaaataaaaaattattagcaaTCCAATACTTATACTGTTCATATACGCACAATCATATACATAGATATGCAATCAACTTATATTACTCTAAATAGCTAAACTTCTGAGGTAAAAGGAAATTAACTGAGAACCTGAAAGAGAATGGAGATGAAGGGGGAAAAGACAGACGGCGACGGAGTAGAGAGCTACAATAACTTGGTCGACGTCCTTGGCGTTGTGGACGGAGGCGATAGCTTGTTCCACTTTCTCCAGCACTCTTCTCTCCAGTTCTCTCCGTTTCTTCTCTTCGTTTCCCATGACCAGTGGCAGGTCTGTAGATAAACGGCCTTTCCTCGTTCTTTTTTCCGCCAAGCGAACttaaattgcagaaatttgtCACCCGATTTTGTAGAATAGGCCACAAGCTTGTCATTTTATTTGGGGGGAATACAATTTATGGCgtgtgatataaaaaatgagctagtaaaaattttgtataaaaaataaatagtaaattattttttatattttgaaatataaagtaaattatcccttattttaattattaatagcgagtaatttgctttattttatgaaattacttttataacaaatttatttatttattttgtaagttttggaaatattatgtatttatattttattaaatatgttgaattcaattgtatatCAAGAGTATAATACGGCATTGGACCATAGAATGCTTTGGATAGACCGGACCGATGGAGGAGACAAACATACATATGGAAATGGCTATTCCGATTTGAGGCAATGGACCAAAGCTGCAGATTGTGTTGTTGTTGTGAGTTGGATCACGACTAAAGGAGGGATGCACAAGAGGTGTTGTCGAGTAAAATTAAGGAGTGCACGTTCAATTTACTCGGGTGGAACAAGCGTTGTTCGTTAGGTGAAGGCTCTCTGCTAGAAAGGGGCCATTACAACAGagacaaacaagaaaattgagcAAGCAAGGTCGAAGCTTGAAGAGATAACTAAACGGGAGGAGTTTTTTATGGAAGCAATGAGCTAAGGCTCGGTGATTTAAAGGAGGGACATCGCAATAGGGCTCTTTTCCACGCTAAGGTTAGTCAACGTCAACAAAAGAAAGGAGATTAAAATACTTAAGGGGGTCAGATTATTCAGAAGCTCTGATCTTCGAATGAAGACTTTTCAGTTGTTAGCCCTATAATTCATGTCATTCGCTCCATGGTGTCTTCTAGGagttgttttttgtttatgcTTTGCGAAACGCGCAACAAACATGGTTGCACATGTTCTTGCTAGTTTTAGTTTTTCCACTTTAGAGGGTATCGAACCTCCTCACCTTTTGTTGAAGACTTTGAGGGCTAATGCCCTAATTTgatttagttatatatatttggtggttttcaaaaaaaaaggcaGTGGGGGAACAATGGGTAAGGAGagttattttagataatttcaAATAGGTATTTCGATCCTCACAAAGATATGTCTCCTATCTTCTATCAAAATTTCTGGCAAAGTCGTTTATAAATTAGTCTCTAAAACGATAGACAATCGTATCAAACCATCCCAGGTAGATTAATTACTGAGAATGTGCTTCTACCCTATGAACTGAACCACTTTGAAGCTCATAACATTGGGGTACGACAAGTCACATTTCTCTGAAGCTTGACATCTGTAAGGCTTATGACCGTGTGAAATGGTCCTTCCTTGAGAGTGTGCTAATTAGAACAGGCCTCCATCTGAAGGGCGTCTCTTTGATAATGCTTTGTGTTAATTCTATGTATTCTTTTCTGCTTAACTGTGCTCAATTTGGTTATCTACATCTAGGGATCTCCGGCAAGGTGACCTTCTATCcctttatctttatttttgttttacgGCCAAGGCTTTTAGCGCCTTGATCCACGGAGGGGACAGTCAGGTGCAGGAGTGGCGGTCTCTCGCCTTGCGCCGCAAGTCTCACATTTGTCGTTCGCAGACAACACGCTTGTTTTTTGTCAGGAGATGAAGGAAGCAATGTGTTGCGTGCAACATATTCTAACTCAGTTTGAAGCAGCTTCGGGACTTAGGATCAACctccaaaaattgaatgtggCAGTCGGCCTCATAGAAGATTTGGCAGGGGGTCCTCCAAGTGCAAAATTGCGGCCTCCCCTCAATTATCGGCAAGTCTGAAAAGTGAagattatgtttggattaatgttttgggtgtttttgtttttgtgttttggagatagagagagaaaaatagagatgagtaagtatgtgttttgagatagatggtatgtttggatttgtgttttgatataatataaaatattataaaataagtggtgtaggtttgatgttgggatttgggagacatgagttactgttcattgtcaaatcatgtcttttaatatatatgtgtatgtatatattattttgtttgttagtgaaatataatatatatatttatgttaagtaatttttttattgaggtatttctttttatattttaaataataattctaatttaatacataattaagtacattgtagtattgtctccaaaatgattttgttagactttatctttggaatgaaaaaacataatatataaaatttaaataaaaaatttagaattaagtatgtattattggtatattgtcctcaattttcaaatttctcaaatatttcattgaaataggaaaaattatgagtacaaaagattaaatggtctaaattgaaaaaaattgtaatcaaGCGTTAAATGCACTATATAACATgttgaaaatacattaattagacttttataatacattaattagacttatatatataaactgataaattttaatagataattgaagtaataaaaatatgaattaggTATATAATACTGATATATTATCAGTAGTATATGCAACTGCTATAATTTTTCCGTTaggtagaaaaattttaaatattttgaccaagTAGCATTGATAGTAAATATCTTTATATCAAtagtttcataaattaataattattttttagtagtaattattaattatattttcacatatattatatattaaataatatataatacatataatacaaataatttaaaaaaaacaattaaaaaaaggagagagaagaaagaagaaagaagaaagaaaacaaagagaaaaagctgacagaaaagaaaggagagagagagagaagaaatccaaaaataagaaagagagaagaaagagaaaaaaaaaaaaaaaaccaaaatttacTTCACACCTAGTGAAGGTGTGGagacacaaaaccaaacatagagAAGAATTCcggtataattatacactcCTTGCTTGAGTTTTAACGTGATTAGACACGGTGGCATACAGTAATTGCAGcgcataaattttaataatgtttttttattaaatctcaTATGCTCATGTTGTGCGCTAGAACAAGGGGACTTGTCTCATATACAAGTTTCGTGCACCTTTGCACGCCTAGCGTCGCCTCTTGCTCACTTATTTCTCTTAAGGCTGCTGGGGTGTAGCATGGTTGCCAAGCTTTCATCGCCAGcttgattataaatttaagaattataagATTATCACgcttgtataaattattaaattcttaatataaaaaattatctatcctatatttttatttatacttaaattaataaattataattcaaaataacttatgtgtttttttataaattatactagAATTActgaaaagaatttatttattatattatatatgtaacaatatagatacatatatataatttattaatttcagtaaaatatagttttaaaataaaaaatagagaataaataatcttttaatctTAAGAATCATAAATGTAACTaactttttgatatattaattgaattattttatattttagttattaaaaggtatgattttatatagagattcaattgaaaaaaagctaataaaataatttaaatttaaattgaaaattagtataaataacaacaaaatataaaaggtCATATTACCcatcttcataaatattaatttggcACCCGTTtaccttttgataattatagaAACGCCCCTCGGTGATActttattcttgaaaaattatattaaaatttgatcaaagttaatttgaatttttttgggttttcattgatatttttttgtgggaAAAGGTTGGTAGGGtagtttttgtaaattttcataaggcatgaaaaattcatgtaaaaaggcaatgtttggattcatggttttgcatttttttgagaaaagataaaacactctcaatatttgtttttgtgtttttataccttatttgtatatttttttatttttcaactttttatataatatatatatacacacttatatatataatataaagcaGACATCATTTGACAATAAGTAATGATTTTTTGtctctaaaaaatacaacattaaatataaaatatttatatatttacatatttgtatataaaaatatatataatagatatattatttgacAATTACAGTAATTTTTGCCTCCCAAATCTCAACATCAAACCCACACCActtatcttaaaatattttaaattactccaaaacacaaatccaatatatcatttattttcaacaaacacttatctctatttttttatctctatttcAAAACACATAACAagacacaaattcaaacataaggTAAATATCCTTATTAAAACAAGCTCCAAAGATACAACTTGgccaaaaaatgcatttttcttaCATTGCGCATGCACCGACTGGGAAAGGCAAAGGTCTGATGAGTAGGGTAGAAATGATGAGCGGAGAAATTTTCCTATAATTGCTCAGCAATTTGCCAGACTCCAACATGCTGTTGAAATCAATGTTCGTTCCGCTATTCACTGCAGTTCCTGCCAGAGGCCATCCGGGAAAGCTCTCAGTTTGCTCAGTAAGGAATGTGGTGGCTCAGCGATGCCCACCAAATTGTCGACAAAATGGGTCATCCAACACTGCCTCGCTATTGCTACTGCACAAACTTCCTCCGATTTCAGCTTACATTCATCTCCCTTTCTGCCGTAAGCGTTGCCACTACTGTGACTTCCCCATTATTGCTCTTGGATCTTCCTCCTCAAACCCAGGAAATGATGAGGACGACCCGCGTATTCTGAACTACTTAGAGACGCTCTGCAGAGAAATTAAGGCTACTAAATTGGATTCAGCCAATAGCCCACCTCTTGAAACAGTGTTTTTCGGTGGAGGTACGCCTTCGCTGGTGCCACCGCGGCTTGTTTCCTCCGTTCTTGATGCGTTGTCTTATAAATTTGGGGTGTGTAGCAATGCTGAAATATCAATGGAAATGGACCCCGGCACGTTTGGCGAGGGGAAACTGAAGGAGTTGATGAATTTGGGTGTGAACAGAGTGTCATTGGGGGTGCAGGCTTTTCAAGAAGAGTTGTTGAGGGCTTGTGGAAGAGCTCATGGAGTTCGTGAAGTTTATGAAGCTGTCAAAATTGTTAAGTCATGTGGGGTTGAAAATTGGAGTATGGACCTCATTTCTTCACTTCCTCACCAGACTCTAAGCATTTGGGAGCAGAGTTTGCAGCTGACTATTCAGGCGCAGCCAACTCATGTTTCAGTCTATGATTTGCAAGTTGAACAAGAGACCAAGTTTGGAGTCTTGTAAGTCAAGTTTTAATTTGCAACGAACAGCTTTGTGGATATCATAATTGCAGAAAATGAAACTTTTCGTTCGTAAAGCTCAGGGCTCATGATATGTTTTGTTTGTGTTATCGTcttagttatatatttttcatgttttagcTTAATTATTGATAGTATTTACGaatgatttttcaatcaaCTTAGTTAGGTAATGTAATGCTCTAGTAAGGACCAATTATCTGCAACTGCTAAACAATATTATCAATCTGTTTAATATAGAAATGGATTGTCATTGgactacaattttaatatgataatGTGTTTTCAGATACTCTCCTGGTGAATTTCCTTTGCCTTCAGACAATCAATCTGCTGAATTTTACAGAGTTGCTTCAAGAATGCTAAGGGATGCAGGTTATGATCATTATGAGATCAGTAGTTACTGCAAGAGTGGTTATCGGTGCAAGCACAATAGTACATACTGGAAGAACAAACCTTTCTACGCTTTTGGAATGGGTTCAGCTAGTTATGTTGATGGAGTAAGGTTTTCTAGGCCAAGGAGGCTGAAAGAGTACATGGATTACGTGCAGAATTTGGAGATTGGATTGACTAATTGTTCCGAGGATGACATTTTCGATGCAAAGGACTTGGCAATGGATGTTGTTATGCTCTCTCTTAGAACGTCAGATGGCTTGGATTTGAAGTCTTTCAGAGAAGCTTTTGGTGACTCACATATTCTCTCCATTTGTGAGGTATACAGGCCTTATGTGGAAAGTGGGCATGTAATCTGCTTGGATGGGCAAGGAAGAACTATTGCAGTGAATGAATTTCtatcttcattttccaatGAATTCTGGAGAAATGAGAAGCTGGCATATCTTCGGCTCAGTGATCCAGATGGTTTTTTGCTTTCAAATGAGTTGATCTCTCTCGCATTTGGTGCTATAGCTCCATGAGTTGTTCCATCCTTGCTTTCATCTGGTCATTGGAGCTTTACCAAACGTTTAAACATGTTGTAGCTTCTTTCTCAGCAATGATGGCTGCAG from Sesamum indicum cultivar Zhongzhi No. 13 linkage group LG3, S_indicum_v1.0, whole genome shotgun sequence harbors:
- the LOC105158053 gene encoding uncharacterized protein LOC105158053, producing the protein MLLKSMFVPLFTAVPARGHPGKLSVCSVRNVVAQRCPPNCRQNGSSNTASLLLLHKLPPISAYIHLPFCRKRCHYCDFPIIALGSSSSNPGNDEDDPRILNYLETLCREIKATKLDSANSPPLETVFFGGGTPSLVPPRLVSSVLDALSYKFGVCSNAEISMEMDPGTFGEGKLKELMNLGVNRVSLGVQAFQEELLRACGRAHGVREVYEAVKIVKSCGVENWSMDLISSLPHQTLSIWEQSLQLTIQAQPTHVSVYDLQVEQETKFGVLYSPGEFPLPSDNQSAEFYRVASRMLRDAGYDHYEISSYCKSGYRCKHNSTYWKNKPFYAFGMGSASYVDGVRFSRPRRLKEYMDYVQNLEIGLTNCSEDDIFDAKDLAMDVVMLSLRTSDGLDLKSFREAFGDSHILSICEVYRPYVESGHVICLDGQGRTIAVNEFLSSFSNEFWRNEKLAYLRLSDPDGFLLSNELISLAFGAIAP